CCGCCGAAAGTGGCCACGAAAGACGGACTCTGGAGGAACGTCTCGTGGCGAGGCGGTGAAAGGCGCAGCATCAGCTCTCCGAAAGTGACGATTCTGGACATGACGGACCTCCTAACGACCCTTCCTGACCCGGGCGATCTCGGCCACGACGCGGGAAGCCATCGCTCCGATCGCCTCGAGATCGCCCTCGCCCCTGCCGGCCCCGGTGAGAGAGCCGCCCATCCCCACGGCGAAGGCACCGGCCTTGAACCAGGCCTCCAGATTCGCCTCGGACACGCCCCCCGTGGGCATCATGTGGGCCTGAGGCAGAGGCCCGAGAACGGCCTTCACGAACTGAGGCCCCATGCACTCGCCGGGAAAGACCTTAACCACATCGACGCCCAGCTCCATGGCGCGGGCCAGCTCCGTCACGGAACCGACGCCCGGCATATAGGGAACGCCGTAGCGGTTGCAGCAGAAGGCCACCTCTTCGGAAAGGCTGGGCGAAATGATGTAGCGGGCCCCGGCCAGAATACAGGCCCGGGCCGTGGGCGCGTCGAGAACCGTCCCGGCGCCGAGAATCAGAGACGAACCGCGGTGCTTCTCGGCGAGATACCCCATAAGATCGAGCGCCCCCGGAACCGTCATGGCCACCTCGACGGCCGGGATTCCCCCCTCGTAGACGGCATTCGCCACGGCCAGCCCCTTCTCCTTGTCGCTGGCCCGGATGACGGCCACGACTCCCTTTTCGTGAATGGCACCGAGGATCTCATACTTGGCGATGGGCAACATGCAAATCCCTCCGACTGTGAAATAAAAAGTTGAACGAAAGAAACGACCAGAAATCCGTCGGATCCGGACCGAATCCAATCGACGCAACGCGGCCGCAAGCGAGGACACAACCCCAGGGACGCGGAACGCGCCGGACAAAAGGACGGCACGATCCGTTGCGGGTGCAAGGCAAAAGGCTTTTCATCGGGATGCGGGGCGCGATCGGCAATCAGGCTGACTTAAAACCAGAAGTCTCCGAAGATGCTGTTCCAAAATATTCTTTTTTATAAGCTAAATCGATTCGGACCCGATCTACCGACAAAAACAGGACGAAAGATCGATAGATCCCGCCGGACGGTGGCCCCAAGACGGACTCCCTTGTCCCGGGAACCCGCACCGGCGAGACGATTCGAAGGGACCTCGCCGGCGCGGATCCGACGGAGCCTATCCCGAAGAACCTGCGGATTCGGGGTCGACTGACTCCTCTTTTGCGGACGGATTTCTCCTGGACTCAGGGAAGCGCCCCTCCGTAACCCATAAGCGCCGAAATGGCCCTTGCCGCCTCAAGCGCCTTCTCGCCCACGGGGCGGATCTGGTCATCGGCGAAACGGTAGGCCGGAGCCGATATGCTCAGGGCTCCCACAGGGTAGCCCTGAGCGCTGACGATGGCGGCTCCGACACAGCGGATCCCCTCCTCGTTCTCCTCGTGCTCCTCGGCCCAACCCCGCCTGCGGACCACGTTCAGCATGGCCAGCAACGCCCCGGGCTCGACGAGAGTCCGTTCCGTCCGGGGAACGAGAGGCGTGGAACGGAGGTAGTGATCCAACTCGTTCTGG
The DNA window shown above is from Aminithiophilus ramosus and carries:
- a CDS encoding bifunctional 2-keto-4-hydroxyglutarate aldolase/2-keto-3-deoxy-6-phosphogluconate aldolase, encoding MLPIAKYEILGAIHEKGVVAVIRASDKEKGLAVANAVYEGGIPAVEVAMTVPGALDLMGYLAEKHRGSSLILGAGTVLDAPTARACILAGARYIISPSLSEEVAFCCNRYGVPYMPGVGSVTELARAMELGVDVVKVFPGECMGPQFVKAVLGPLPQAHMMPTGGVSEANLEAWFKAGAFAVGMGGSLTGAGRGEGDLEAIGAMASRVVAEIARVRKGR